From a region of the Candidatus Brocadia sp. genome:
- a CDS encoding class I SAM-dependent methyltransferase, protein MKTDTLRETIYAFNNSDTVASYDADMDIWHPNRVKMASIVCEILPFDRTERVRFLDLGAGTGYLSHKLTETFPHATIIAVDAAALMIEKAKVRLHNHLERVTFHVSPFQELPKKLGTLAPVDAVVSSLALHHLYREEKLTLIRYVHSLLRPHGWFVNCDVFKTSDAVLEARFRRLHHQGIQERTRQIRHEEKSLDEISSTLSDKEKKDGDNLLLLMDDLQIIAEAGFRTAECFWKEYREAVYGGIK, encoded by the coding sequence ATGAAAACAGACACTCTAAGAGAAACGATTTACGCCTTTAATAACTCCGATACCGTTGCTTCCTATGATGCCGACATGGACATCTGGCATCCGAACCGTGTGAAAATGGCGTCCATTGTATGCGAGATATTGCCCTTTGACAGGACGGAACGGGTACGTTTTTTAGACCTGGGCGCCGGCACCGGCTACCTCTCTCACAAGCTCACCGAAACATTTCCCCATGCAACGATTATTGCCGTTGACGCAGCAGCCCTTATGATAGAAAAGGCTAAAGTAAGGCTTCACAACCACCTTGAACGCGTCACCTTCCATGTCTCTCCATTCCAGGAGTTACCGAAAAAGCTGGGAACTCTTGCTCCTGTCGATGCCGTGGTGTCTTCTCTCGCCCTCCATCATTTATACCGGGAAGAAAAGCTTACGCTCATCAGGTATGTTCACTCCCTCTTACGACCGCATGGCTGGTTTGTAAATTGCGATGTTTTTAAGACCTCCGATGCCGTTCTTGAGGCCAGATTCCGGCGGTTGCATCATCAGGGGATACAGGAGAGAACGCGTCAGATCAGGCACGAGGAGAAGTCCCTGGATGAAATTTCCTCAACCCTGTCTGATAAAGAGAAAAAAGATGGCGACAACCTGCTGCTCCTCATGGACGACCTTCAGATTATTGCAGAGGCCGGATTCCGCACGGCTGAATGTTTCTGGAAGGAATACCGGGAAGCGGTATATGGCGGAATAAAATGA
- a CDS encoding A/G-specific adenine glycosylase, which produces MADYLLCDYNKKLMKSKSTRDPRKDKKKDCTSEPVCSGKRLTQAAVRKFREMIYRHYRRHGRSLPWRMTHNPYYILVSEIMLQQTQVQRVMGKYEPFIRAFPDFSSLARASLRTVLREWQGLGYNRRAIALKQIAQRVMKEFQGKLPSSVEVLITFPGIGEATAASIAAFAFHTPTVFIETNIRRVFIHGFFHDRTNIRDAEILPLVEQTLDTSHPREWYYALMDYGVMLKQKQVNPNRRSAHYQKQSPFHGSNRQVRGMILKALTAESYLSEQEIAQRLQIPFEKIKNNLDQLEKEGFIERKGNRMRVV; this is translated from the coding sequence ATGGCAGATTATTTATTGTGCGATTATAATAAAAAACTCATGAAAAGTAAATCCACAAGAGACCCACGAAAAGATAAAAAGAAAGATTGTACTTCCGAACCGGTATGCTCCGGGAAGCGGCTGACGCAGGCAGCGGTACGAAAATTCCGGGAAATGATTTACCGGCATTACCGGAGACATGGCCGCAGCCTTCCCTGGAGAATGACGCACAACCCGTATTATATCCTCGTCTCAGAAATTATGCTCCAGCAGACCCAGGTACAGAGGGTTATGGGGAAGTATGAGCCATTTATCCGTGCATTTCCCGATTTTTCAAGCCTTGCCAGGGCATCGCTCCGCACGGTACTTCGGGAATGGCAGGGGTTGGGCTACAACCGGCGGGCAATAGCCCTGAAGCAGATCGCCCAAAGGGTTATGAAAGAATTTCAGGGAAAGCTACCGTCATCGGTGGAAGTATTGATAACGTTTCCCGGAATCGGCGAAGCAACTGCTGCCTCAATTGCTGCCTTTGCATTTCATACACCGACGGTTTTTATTGAGACGAATATACGGCGGGTATTTATCCACGGCTTTTTCCACGACAGAACAAACATCAGGGACGCTGAAATCCTTCCCCTCGTAGAACAGACCCTGGATACGTCGCACCCCCGTGAGTGGTATTATGCCCTTATGGATTATGGAGTAATGCTGAAGCAGAAGCAGGTAAATCCCAACAGGAGAAGCGCCCATTATCAAAAGCAGTCCCCTTTTCATGGCTCCAACAGGCAGGTCCGGGGAATGATTCTGAAAGCACTTACTGCTGAATCATATCTTTCAGAACAGGAGATTGCACAAAGGCTTCAAATACCTTTTGAAAAGATAAAAAATAATCTTGATCAGTTGGAAAAAGAGGGGTTTATTGAAAGAAAAGGAAATAGAATGAGAGTGGTTTGA
- a CDS encoding peptidoglycan recognition protein family protein encodes MHLRWKIGICLSFLTLEFLGCYVPPVSRPTPAVRPRESAGMPVKPQKKEEPYIVSQLDSYSVRNWRYIVIHHSASASGSAAQFDKYHREKRRWENGLGYHFVIGNGNGAPDGKIEIGNRWISQIDGAHAGVQEYNHYGIGICLVGNFNESYPTAAQMASLSALVEYLQNRCRIPAERVIMHRNCRETDCPGRKFPYYKLLANTYF; translated from the coding sequence ATGCATCTGCGGTGGAAAATAGGTATTTGTCTCTCTTTTCTTACCCTTGAGTTCCTGGGTTGTTACGTGCCTCCGGTTTCCAGGCCCACCCCGGCCGTAAGGCCTCGCGAAAGCGCCGGTATGCCGGTGAAGCCACAGAAAAAGGAAGAGCCTTATATCGTTAGCCAGCTTGATTCTTATTCTGTAAGAAACTGGCGATACATTGTTATTCACCATAGCGCCTCAGCGTCCGGTAGCGCCGCTCAATTTGATAAATACCACAGGGAAAAAAGACGGTGGGAGAATGGCCTGGGCTATCATTTTGTAATCGGTAATGGAAACGGCGCCCCTGACGGAAAAATTGAGATTGGCAATCGGTGGATAAGTCAGATAGATGGCGCCCATGCCGGCGTCCAGGAATACAATCACTATGGCATAGGAATCTGCCTGGTGGGGAATTTTAATGAATCGTACCCAACGGCGGCACAGATGGCATCCCTTTCAGCCCTGGTAGAGTATTTGCAGAACAGATGCCGGATTCCTGCTGAGCGTGTGATCATGCACCGGAACTGCAGGGAGACGGACTGTCCGGGGCGGAAATTTCCTTATTATAAGCTGCTTGCAAATACCTATTTCTAG
- a CDS encoding DUF3786 domain-containing protein, producing the protein MAFALKVQSAQLRIDACPYVTKENRELDTPKPAVTMEDNYDRVSSELEAEAKRTNFKEAAIATGGHFATGKDGEMIKLTMLNKPYEMRKEGLFENDAYCSDSWSKIIIYDYIRRKGNKPFTGNWVTLGYFPHTASHVKAFQRSAEEKVAAAFNNKMNGLKTRCKELGGRETQGKMKADYICQFDLLPRIPLYLCFWDADEEFAASCKLFLDSSAEAYIDIEYLAYLVERFVERFIHS; encoded by the coding sequence ATGGCCTTTGCACTGAAGGTACAAAGCGCCCAACTCAGGATAGATGCCTGCCCCTATGTCACGAAAGAAAACCGGGAATTGGATACCCCAAAACCAGCCGTAACCATGGAAGACAATTATGACCGGGTGAGCAGCGAATTAGAAGCCGAGGCCAAACGCACGAATTTCAAAGAGGCGGCCATTGCCACCGGGGGACATTTTGCTACCGGCAAGGATGGGGAAATGATAAAACTCACCATGCTGAACAAGCCGTATGAGATGCGTAAGGAAGGGTTATTTGAAAATGACGCCTACTGCTCTGACTCGTGGTCAAAGATTATTATCTATGACTATATACGGAGAAAAGGAAACAAACCTTTCACGGGCAACTGGGTTACCCTGGGATACTTCCCTCATACTGCCTCACATGTAAAGGCATTTCAACGGAGCGCGGAAGAGAAGGTTGCGGCAGCGTTCAATAACAAGATGAACGGACTAAAGACGCGCTGCAAAGAACTGGGTGGCAGGGAAACTCAGGGGAAAATGAAGGCAGACTATATCTGCCAATTTGACCTCTTACCCAGGATACCCTTATATTTGTGCTTCTGGGATGCGGATGAAGAGTTTGCGGCCAGTTGCAAGCTTTTTTTAGACAGCAGCGCAGAAGCATACATCGACATAGAATATCTTGCCTATCTTGTGGAAAGATTTGTGGAAAGATTCATTCACTCTTGA
- a CDS encoding rubrerythrin family protein — translation MSTKDNLKDAFAGESQANRKYLAFAKKADEEGFKQVAKLFRAAAEAETVHAHNHLRVLGGIKTTKENIQEAVEGETYEFTKMYPQFIEEAKKEGNKEALRSFEIANKVENIHAGLYQKALQNLGKNEDVDYYVCQVCGNTVEKAAPDTCPICGAPKSRFTKVS, via the coding sequence ATGTCGACAAAAGATAATTTGAAGGACGCCTTTGCAGGGGAATCGCAGGCCAACAGGAAATACCTTGCCTTTGCCAAAAAGGCTGATGAGGAGGGTTTCAAGCAGGTGGCAAAACTCTTTCGTGCTGCGGCCGAGGCCGAAACGGTGCATGCCCACAACCACTTACGGGTACTGGGCGGTATTAAAACTACCAAGGAAAATATCCAGGAAGCCGTTGAAGGAGAAACGTACGAGTTCACCAAAATGTATCCCCAGTTTATTGAAGAGGCCAAAAAGGAAGGAAATAAAGAGGCCCTCCGGAGCTTTGAAATTGCCAATAAGGTAGAAAATATCCATGCCGGCCTTTATCAAAAGGCATTGCAAAATCTGGGGAAAAACGAGGACGTGGATTATTATGTCTGCCAGGTCTGCGGAAATACGGTTGAGAAGGCAGCCCCCGATACCTGTCCCATCTGCGGGGCACCCAAGTCCAGGTTTACGAAGGTTAGTTAA
- the uvrB gene encoding excinuclease ABC subunit UvrB → MSIFKLASPFTPQGDQPRAIQQLVEGYKKNARHQTLLGVTGSGKTFTMANVIAALERPTLVMTHNKTLAAQLYSEFKSFFPENAVGYFVSYYDYYQPEAYIPQRDIYIEKEATINQEIDRLRLAATSNLMSRKDVIIVASVSCIYGLGSPEEYQEMYLHLCRGDSIERNKLLRKLIDIQYDRNDLEFVRGTLRVRGDVVEVFPAYEEFAYRIELFGDEVDRISMINPATGNTLQDVREISVYPAKHFVMPEGKIKGVVKSIEYELNNRLKELRSNEKLLEAQRLEARTRYDMEMLLEVGYCHGIENYSRHLSSRAPGETPYTLFDYFPKEFFLIIDESHVSVPQIAGMYHGDRARKETLVNYGFRLPSALDNRPLRFDEWEKRIHQILFVSATPGPYELKQCKGRTAEQIIRPTGLVDPIIYVKPAKTQVEDLLKQIKKRALEKERVLVTTLTKRLAEDLSEYIKEEGLKGMYLHSEIDAIERVTILRDLRLGKFDVLVGVNLLREGLDLPEVSLVAILDADKEGFLRSETSLIQTIGRTARNVNAEVILYADEITNSMRRAMDETNRRRELQLAYNKKHNITPKTIQKEIKKGIEDEVSSHRIVYETVAESEEEYLTQEFVNELEEEMLRAAEALEFERAAELRDKIQRIRAK, encoded by the coding sequence ATGTCTATTTTTAAATTAGCATCCCCTTTTACACCACAAGGCGACCAGCCTCGTGCCATACAACAACTGGTGGAGGGTTACAAAAAAAACGCCAGACATCAAACCTTGCTGGGCGTGACGGGCTCCGGCAAGACGTTTACCATGGCAAACGTGATTGCTGCCCTCGAGAGGCCTACGTTGGTCATGACACACAATAAGACGCTGGCTGCTCAGCTTTATAGCGAATTCAAGAGTTTCTTTCCGGAAAATGCCGTAGGGTATTTTGTCAGTTATTACGACTACTACCAGCCCGAGGCGTATATCCCCCAGCGGGATATCTACATTGAGAAAGAGGCAACCATCAACCAGGAAATCGACCGTCTGCGCCTGGCCGCCACCAGCAATCTCATGTCGCGGAAGGATGTCATCATCGTCGCCAGTGTGTCCTGTATCTACGGACTTGGTTCACCCGAAGAATATCAGGAAATGTATCTCCATCTGTGCAGGGGTGATTCAATTGAAAGAAACAAACTCCTGAGAAAACTTATTGATATCCAGTATGACCGGAATGACCTGGAGTTTGTTCGCGGCACGTTACGGGTGCGGGGAGACGTGGTAGAGGTTTTTCCCGCCTATGAGGAGTTTGCGTATCGCATCGAATTGTTCGGAGACGAAGTCGATAGGATTTCCATGATTAATCCGGCAACCGGGAATACCCTGCAGGATGTGCGGGAGATATCCGTTTATCCTGCAAAACACTTTGTCATGCCGGAGGGAAAGATTAAGGGAGTAGTCAAGTCCATTGAATATGAATTGAACAACCGGTTGAAAGAACTGCGTTCGAATGAAAAGCTTCTCGAGGCACAACGCCTGGAGGCACGGACACGGTATGACATGGAGATGCTCCTGGAGGTGGGGTATTGTCATGGTATTGAAAACTATTCACGGCATCTGAGCAGCCGTGCGCCCGGCGAGACGCCCTATACCCTGTTCGATTATTTCCCGAAAGAGTTTTTCCTCATCATTGATGAGTCCCATGTCTCCGTCCCGCAGATTGCCGGAATGTACCATGGCGACCGGGCGCGCAAGGAGACGCTGGTCAACTACGGCTTCCGCCTGCCTTCTGCACTCGATAATCGCCCCTTGCGATTCGACGAGTGGGAAAAAAGGATACATCAGATCCTGTTCGTTTCGGCAACACCGGGTCCCTATGAGTTAAAACAATGCAAGGGCAGGACGGCCGAACAGATTATTCGCCCGACAGGGCTTGTCGATCCGATCATCTACGTGAAACCTGCCAAAACCCAGGTTGAGGATCTTTTGAAGCAAATCAAGAAACGGGCGCTGGAAAAGGAACGGGTGCTGGTAACGACGTTAACAAAACGCCTTGCCGAAGACCTGAGTGAATACATCAAGGAAGAGGGGCTCAAAGGCATGTATCTCCATTCTGAGATCGACGCAATCGAACGGGTAACTATATTGCGTGATTTGAGGCTGGGAAAATTTGACGTCCTCGTGGGGGTCAATCTCCTGAGGGAAGGGCTGGATTTACCGGAGGTTTCCCTGGTCGCGATCCTCGATGCCGATAAGGAGGGATTTCTTCGTTCTGAGACCTCCCTGATCCAGACCATTGGCCGAACGGCAAGGAATGTGAATGCCGAGGTGATCTTATACGCAGACGAAATAACAAATTCCATGAGACGCGCCATGGATGAAACCAACAGACGCCGGGAACTTCAACTGGCATACAACAAAAAGCATAATATCACCCCAAAAACGATACAAAAGGAGATCAAAAAGGGCATTGAAGATGAAGTCTCATCGCACAGGATCGTTTATGAAACCGTCGCGGAAAGCGAGGAAGAATACCTTACCCAGGAGTTTGTAAACGAACTGGAGGAAGAGATGCTCAGGGCGGCAGAGGCGCTGGAATTTGAACGTGCGGCTGAGCTTCGGGACAAAATCCAGCGGATCCGTGCAAAATAG
- a CDS encoding (Fe-S)-binding protein: protein MNTKAWRDEINKCAKCGKCRSICPVFIETGNESMVARGRISLAEALRNGEIFHTELLRDYLLSCKKCLRCSSICPSGVDYDIIIQTMLDDLAKHLGIWLIPRIVFRLFLTRRWLFNLLLKTASIFQRLVPLKRRGTMRHLPFMLMGGRWIPPLAKKSVLRNHRNTKKIKDPKMKVGFYVGCLINYVYTDIADAVIEVLNHLGVEVVVPSKQLCCGIPARSLGDAKTARRLAEANVEVFEKANVDFIINACATCGRTLKRDYLHILGDRALPFTNKIYDVSEFIEKYFSYETKTLSTKITYHDPCHLYWGQNISKQPRDILKRSSAFQEMDTPERCCGGGGVFNLLHYDISTKIGEYKAKAIEKSGAEAVATGCPGCRLQIEDLLAARGSEVKCTHTIQVLRDALISTTK from the coding sequence ATGAATACGAAGGCGTGGCGAGACGAAATTAACAAGTGCGCCAAATGCGGCAAATGCCGGTCAATTTGTCCCGTCTTTATCGAAACGGGCAATGAATCTATGGTGGCGCGTGGCCGCATCAGCCTGGCCGAGGCATTGCGAAACGGAGAAATTTTTCACACGGAACTTTTGAGGGATTACCTCCTGTCCTGTAAAAAATGCCTCCGCTGCTCCAGCATCTGCCCATCGGGTGTTGATTATGATATCATTATCCAAACCATGCTTGACGATCTGGCAAAGCACCTCGGAATATGGCTAATACCCCGGATCGTATTCAGGCTATTCCTGACCCGCAGGTGGCTCTTTAACCTGCTTTTAAAAACTGCCAGTATCTTTCAACGTCTCGTCCCGTTAAAGCGTCGCGGCACCATGCGACACCTCCCCTTTATGCTTATGGGTGGCAGATGGATTCCTCCTTTGGCGAAGAAGTCGGTATTAAGAAACCATCGAAATACGAAGAAGATAAAAGATCCGAAAATGAAGGTGGGATTTTATGTCGGTTGTCTCATCAATTACGTCTATACCGATATTGCCGATGCCGTAATTGAGGTATTAAACCATCTTGGGGTTGAAGTCGTTGTGCCCTCAAAACAGTTGTGCTGTGGCATTCCGGCGCGATCCCTGGGAGATGCCAAAACAGCGCGAAGATTGGCGGAGGCAAACGTGGAGGTGTTTGAAAAGGCCAACGTCGATTTTATTATCAATGCGTGCGCTACCTGTGGAAGGACATTGAAAAGAGATTATCTTCATATCCTGGGAGATCGCGCCTTACCATTCACGAATAAAATATACGATGTATCCGAGTTTATTGAAAAATATTTTTCATATGAAACAAAGACACTCAGCACGAAGATTACCTACCATGACCCTTGTCATCTCTACTGGGGTCAAAATATATCAAAGCAACCCAGGGATATTTTGAAGCGTTCTTCCGCGTTTCAGGAAATGGATACCCCGGAACGATGCTGTGGTGGCGGAGGGGTATTTAATCTGTTGCACTATGACATCTCCACAAAGATTGGGGAATACAAGGCAAAAGCCATTGAAAAAAGTGGCGCGGAAGCTGTAGCAACGGGCTGTCCAGGGTGTCGGCTTCAAATCGAAGACCTCCTTGCTGCAAGAGGTTCTGAGGTCAAATGCACCCACACCATCCAGGTGTTACGAGATGCACTGATTTCAACCACGAAATAG
- a CDS encoding antitoxin family protein, whose protein sequence is MGKTIRARFFKGVIKPLEEIDTTDGKEVFVTIIEVHTSSKEDAFERSTGEMEGYN, encoded by the coding sequence ATGGGAAAGACAATCAGGGCGAGATTTTTCAAAGGTGTAATCAAACCTTTGGAAGAGATTGATACGACAGATGGAAAAGAAGTGTTTGTAACCATTATCGAGGTTCACACATCTTCAAAAGAGGACGCCTTTGAAAGATCCACTGGGGAGATGGAAGGGTACAATTGA
- a CDS encoding PIN domain-containing protein, giving the protein MRLVIDTGILISAILKDSATREILLFADIEFLLPEYALEEYEKHRKVISKRSGLSEKELNIILSLLLDNIRIVSVSEIKPYLENAYKIIGLTDPFDVPFIALALATENNGIWSNDKHFENVKKIKIWKTSELMSYLKKRG; this is encoded by the coding sequence ATGAGATTAGTAATAGATACCGGCATTCTTATTTCAGCGATTCTTAAAGATTCTGCAACAAGGGAAATTCTGCTGTTTGCAGATATCGAGTTTCTCCTGCCTGAATACGCATTGGAAGAATACGAAAAGCACCGAAAAGTTATTTCCAAACGGAGTGGTTTGAGTGAGAAAGAGTTGAATATAATACTATCTCTGCTTTTGGATAACATAAGAATTGTCTCTGTTTCTGAAATAAAACCATATTTAGAAAATGCTTATAAAATTATCGGCTTAACTGATCCGTTTGACGTCCCTTTTATAGCTCTTGCCTTAGCAACAGAGAATAACGGTATCTGGTCAAATGACAAACATTTTGAAAATGTAAAAAAGATAAAAATCTGGAAAACTTCTGAACTTATGAGTTACTTAAAAAAACGAGGTTAA
- a CDS encoding aspartate-semialdehyde dehydrogenase: protein MAVNVAVVGATGAVGEEFLRILESRKFPVKELRLLASKRSAGKKMRFCGRDYTVQELTKHSFEGIKIALFSAGASISREYVPYAIASGAVCVDNSSAFRMDDDVPLVVPEVNPQDIAKHHGVIANPNCSTIQMVVALKPIHDAARIKRIVVSTYQAVSGAGLKAIDELQKETASILSGQEGFRRNLFPHQIAFNVLPQIPQNNAFLPNGYTSEEMKMVSETKKILGDNSVRVTATTVRVPVIRSHSESINIETEKKISAAAVKKLLSTAPGVQVADDPANQLYPLATMATGRDEVFVGRIREDESLDHGINLWVVSDNVRKGAALNAIQIAEKLL, encoded by the coding sequence ATGGCAGTAAATGTAGCAGTAGTTGGCGCAACAGGAGCCGTGGGTGAGGAATTTCTCCGGATTTTGGAAAGCAGGAAATTCCCGGTGAAAGAGCTGCGGTTATTAGCCTCAAAACGTTCGGCCGGGAAAAAGATGCGGTTTTGCGGACGCGACTATACCGTGCAGGAACTGACGAAGCATTCGTTCGAGGGTATAAAGATTGCCCTTTTCAGCGCCGGGGCAAGCATAAGCAGGGAATATGTGCCTTACGCTATTGCGAGCGGGGCCGTTTGCGTGGATAATTCCAGCGCCTTTCGGATGGACGACGACGTCCCCCTGGTGGTGCCCGAGGTGAACCCGCAGGACATTGCAAAACATCACGGCGTGATTGCGAATCCGAATTGTTCCACCATTCAGATGGTGGTTGCCTTGAAACCAATCCACGATGCCGCCAGGATAAAGAGGATTGTCGTGTCAACGTATCAGGCCGTATCGGGTGCGGGGCTGAAAGCCATTGATGAACTTCAAAAGGAAACGGCTAGCATTTTATCCGGCCAGGAAGGTTTTAGAAGAAACCTGTTTCCCCACCAGATCGCCTTTAACGTGTTGCCACAGATTCCCCAGAACAATGCGTTTCTTCCCAATGGATATACCTCGGAAGAGATGAAGATGGTAAGCGAAACCAAAAAGATCCTGGGTGACAATAGCGTCAGGGTGACCGCAACTACCGTGCGGGTGCCCGTTATTCGCAGTCATAGCGAGTCCATCAATATAGAAACGGAGAAAAAGATTAGCGCGGCGGCGGTAAAGAAGCTGCTTTCGACGGCGCCGGGCGTTCAGGTAGCGGATGATCCTGCCAATCAACTGTATCCCCTGGCCACGATGGCTACAGGCAGGGACGAAGTTTTCGTGGGCCGTATCCGTGAAGACGAATCCCTTGATCATGGAATCAATCTGTGGGTTGTAAGCGATAACGTCAGGAAAGGGGCTGCCCTGAATGCCATCCAGATTGCCGAAAAGCTCTTGTGA
- a CDS encoding YggS family pyridoxal phosphate-dependent enzyme yields the protein MSIKENLEQVRQNIANTARKAGKRPEDITLVMATKTVEPERIRQAIRAGGNIIGENKVQEALKKYEVLKDEDAEWHFIGHLQTNKVKDVLKFADMIHSVDRLSLVEKLDQRLQQEGRSLDILIQINTSHEESKYGVAPEDAVSLVKQTAKYDTFRVLGLMTIGLFTKDEIKIRQCFKVLKGIHDTLINEAINRVQMKYLSMGMSGDYQIAIEEGANMVRIGTAIFGARNTPDAYYWPSEKTDADRARQA from the coding sequence ATGTCGATCAAAGAAAACCTGGAGCAGGTGAGACAAAACATTGCGAATACCGCCAGAAAGGCGGGCAAAAGGCCGGAGGATATTACCCTGGTGATGGCGACCAAGACGGTAGAGCCGGAGCGGATCCGTCAGGCTATTCGGGCTGGAGGAAACATTATTGGAGAAAACAAGGTGCAGGAGGCGCTCAAAAAATACGAGGTCTTAAAAGATGAGGATGCGGAATGGCATTTTATCGGACACCTCCAGACGAACAAGGTCAAGGACGTCCTGAAATTTGCAGACATGATCCATTCCGTAGACCGCCTGTCTCTTGTGGAGAAACTGGATCAGCGACTCCAGCAGGAAGGCCGTTCCCTGGATATTCTGATCCAGATCAACACCTCGCATGAGGAAAGTAAGTATGGCGTCGCCCCGGAAGATGCAGTCTCTTTGGTGAAACAGACCGCCAAATATGATACCTTCAGGGTCCTGGGGCTCATGACCATTGGTCTCTTTACGAAAGACGAAATAAAGATTCGGCAGTGTTTTAAGGTACTGAAAGGGATACACGACACGCTTATCAACGAAGCCATCAATCGGGTACAGATGAAATACCTTTCCATGGGCATGTCCGGGGACTACCAGATCGCAATTGAAGAAGGCGCAAATATGGTGCGCATCGGTACCGCTATTTTTGGCGCCCGTAATACGCCGGATGCCTATTACTGGCCTTCGGAGAAGACCGATGCGGACCGGGCCAGGCAGGCATGA